In the genome of Achromobacter sp. MFA1 R4, the window AAGACCGTCAAGCGCATGGTGTTCGTGCTGCTGCTGGCCGCCGGCCTGGGCCTGATCGTGCCGGCGTCGAGGATCTTGACGGCGGGCTAGGTGCGGCGCAGCCCGGCGGGACGCGCAAAGGCGTGCGCCGCCGGCCTTCATGCAGGCAACACGCCAGGCAACACGCCAGGCAACACCCCGTCAGCCGCGTTCGCCCGTGATGTAGCGCTCGAGTTCGTGGATGATGAATTTCTGCTCGCTCATCACGTCCTTGACCAGGTCGCCAATGGACAGCAGGCCGATGAGCTTGTCGTTCTCGATGACCGGCAGGTGGCGAAAGTGCCGTTCGGTCATCATGGCCATGCAGTGTTCCCGCGTATCCGAGGGGCTGACGTAATACACCGAGTCGGTCATGATGTCGCGCACCTTGGTCGTGCGCGATGACCGGTCCTGCAGCACGATCTTGCGCGCGTAATCGCGTTCGGTCAGCATGCCCAGCACCACCTCGCCTTCCACCACCACCACCGCCCCGATGCTGCGGTCGGCCATCGTCTTGACGGCGTCGAACACCGACGAGTCCGGCGACACCGTCACGACGGCGTGATTGGCTTTTTCCCTGAGAAGCTCAGCAACTGTCTTCACGATGTGCTCCCGAATCGGTGACGAGGTTCTAACGTCCGCCCTGGCGCCGGACCGGAAATCCGGCCGGTTGCCGCCGCGTGACCATGCTCCATCCTAAGCCTGCCCGCGGCATTGCCGCAAGCGGGGCGGCTATTTCGGGTTTTTGTCGCGAAACGCCAGCCCGGCCATCTCGCGCAGATTGCGCGTGGCGCTGCGCTCGGTGGCGGGATTCCAGGCCAGCGAAATGCCGATGGATGCCCCGGCGGGGAAGTCGGCGAGCGCCTTGTAGACCACGCCGGTGCCGGGATGGCGCCGGCCCCCCGCGGGCA includes:
- a CDS encoding CBS domain-containing protein — its product is MKTVAELLREKANHAVVTVSPDSSVFDAVKTMADRSIGAVVVVEGEVVLGMLTERDYARKIVLQDRSSRTTKVRDIMTDSVYYVSPSDTREHCMAMMTERHFRHLPVIENDKLIGLLSIGDLVKDVMSEQKFIIHELERYITGERG